A region from the Arachis ipaensis cultivar K30076 chromosome B01, Araip1.1, whole genome shotgun sequence genome encodes:
- the LOC107632950 gene encoding 40S ribosomal protein S10-1: MIIPEKNRKEICKYLFQEGVCYAKKDFNLAKHPEIDVPNLQVIKLMQSFKSKEYVRETFAWMHYYWFLTNDGIEHLRTYLNLPSEIVPATLKKQAKLSGRPFGGPPGDRPRGPPRFEGERRFGDRDGYRGGPRGPGGDFGGDKGGAPADYRPSFGGAGGRPGFGRGAGGFGGGAPTS; encoded by the exons ATG ATCATTCCGGAGAAGAACCGCAAGGAGATCTGCAAGTACCTATTCCAAG AGGGAGTATGCTACGCGAAGAAGGACTTCAATCTTGCGAAACACCCTGAGATCGATGTGCCGAATCTGCAGGTGATTAAGCTGATGCAGAGCTTCAAGTCGAAGGAGTACGTTAGAGAGACGTTTGCCTGGATGCACTATTATTGGTTCCTCACCAACGACGGCATCGAGCATCTCAGGACTTACCTCAACCTTCCTTCTGAGATTGTCCCCGCCACTCTCAAGAAGCAGGCCAAGCTATCTGGCAGGCCTTTTGGCGGCCCACCGGGTGACCGCCCCAG GGGTCCACCTCGCTTTGAGGGAGAGCGCAGATTTGGTGATCGTGATGGATACCGTGGAGGTCCCCGTGGACCTGGTGGTGATTTTGGAGGAGACAAGGGTGGTGCTCCTGCTGACTACAGACCTTCTTTTGGG GGTGCTGGTGGAAGGCCTGGCTTTGGTCGTGGTGCTGGTGGTTTTGGAGGTGGTGCTCCAACTTCTTAA